The following is a genomic window from Adhaeribacter radiodurans.
CCTGAACAAATTGCGGGACCAAAAAGAAAGTGAAACAAGCAAAAGCTAAAATAGCACGCATAGTACAAAGGTAAATTCAAAAAGTTAATTGTTTTTCTCAGGAACAACCAATCTTAATCAACTACTAACCGAAGCAGATTATCTTATTCAGAAGTAAAAAATAATGCCAAAATACAGCATTAATATGGACAATTTAAAATCTACTGAGATGTAGTAAAGGCGTAATACTATAATTTTCAGGCAAATTACAAAAAATGATAGAAAATTATATGCGGAAACAGAAAAATTTAGGATAAGTTTTTATAATTCATTTTCTGGCTTACATTTGCATCATCTTATGATGAAATACAGCAAACAATACAATTTTTTTCCTCTTTCAACGCCTTCTCACGCGTTTGATTTTGCTGTCCATTTTCACCATTACCATCATTCCTCCCGGGGAGAATAATAGTTTTTACGTTCGGGAAGGAGGAAACTCCTGGTTGTAAGCTGTTTCATCAATAGCTTTTCACTTTAATATTCAGGAAGCATATAAAAATTAAAAATGATTCGATTAGCCATTCAAAAGTCGGGTAGATTAAGCGAAGATTCCCTTAATCTCATTCGGGAATGCGGTATTTCTTTTGTTAATTCTTCTTTAAAACTTAAAACCGAAGCCACCAACTTTCCTCTTGAAATTTTATTTCTGCGCGACGATGACATACCCGGTTACGTTGCTGATGGAGTAGCCGACATTGGAATTGTAGGGGAAAACGTTCTTGTGGAAGAAGGTAAACAAGCACTGCAAGTAAAAAAATTAGGTTTTTCGCAATGCCGTTTGTCCATTGCGGTTCCTAAAAACGCCGAATTTGATCATATTTCTGGTTTGGAAGGTAAAAACATTGCTACCTCTTACCCAAATTTACTGCAGTCTTATTTATCCGGCGAAGGTGTGAAAGCTCATATTCATACTATTAGCGGTTCGGTTGAGATTGCGCCAAGTATTGGGTTAGCCGATGCTATCTGCGATATTGTTTCTTCGGGGAGTACGTTAATCAGCAACGGGTTACGCGAAGTACAGACTGTTTTTCATTCCGAAGCCGTATTAATTGCACACCAGGATTTGACCAATGAGAAACGCGCCATTTTAAATCAACTTTTATTCCGGATTGATGCGGTAAGAAAAGCCCAGAAAGCTAAGTATATTTTACTAAATGCCCCTAACGAAGCAATACCCCGTATTAAATCTTTATTGCCAGGTATGAAAGCTCCTTCTATTTTACCTTTAGCGGAAGAAGGCTGGAGTTCTGTGCATTCGGTGGTAAACGAAGATGATTTCTGGGAAATAATCGAAAAGTTACGCGAAGCTGGTGCCCAAGGTATATTAGTAGTGCCAATCGAGAAAATGATTTTGTAATGTTAAAGCAAGTATTGTATCCTGATCGGGAAAGCTGGCCAGATTTAATAAAACGCCCCGTTCAGGAATTTGAGAAAATTGAAGAACAGATAAAAGTAATCTTCGATCAGGTACGTAATAACGGTGATAAAGCCTTAATGGAACTTACCGCCCGATTTGATAAGGTAAGTTTAACCGGCTTGTTAGTATCGCCTGAAGAAATAGCTACTGCCGCCGAACAAATTTCCCCGGAATTACAAACAGCTATTCAGCAGGCTTATAAAAATATAACTGTTTTCCACGAGACCCAACGAGAAGCTAGTCGCCCCGTCGAAACAATGCCAGGCGTACGTTGCTGGCGTAAAAGCGTAGCTATTGAAAAAGTAGGCCTATACATACCGGGTGGTACTGCTCCTTTGTTTTCTACCTTGTTAATGTTAGGAATTCCGGCTAAACTCGCCGGCTGTCGGGAAATTGTACTGTGCACACCACCCGGGAAAGATGGTTCTGTTCATCCAGCCATATTATTTACAGCTTCGTTATTAGGTATTTCTACTATTTGTAAGGTTGGAGGGAGTCAGGCGATAGCAGCCCTTACTTTCGGCACCGAATCAATACCAGCCGTTTCAAAAATTTTCGGACCAGGTAACCAATACGTAACAGTGGCCAAGCAGATGGCCGGAAAGTACGGAGTAGCTATTGATATGCCGGCCGGCCCCTCAGAAGTATTAGTAATAGCCGATGAAACAGCCGATCCTAGCTTTGTAGCGGCCGATTTGCTTTCGCAAGCGGAGCACGGTACCGATTCGCAGGTGGTACTTGTTACGAACTCAGAACAACTGCTTCCTTTAGTTGAACAAGCTTTAGAAGAGCAATTAAAAAATCTATCTCGTCAGAATATAGCGGCAGAAACCTTAACGAATAGTTTAGGAATTTTGCTGAAAGATTCAGAAGAAATGCTTGCCTTTTCAAACCTCTATGCGCCCGAACACTTAATTATTATTGCTCAGGAATTGGAACACCTGGCCACAGGGGTAACCAATGCAGGTTCGGTATTTTTAGGTGCCTATAGTCCTGAATCAGTGGGAGATTATGCTTCGGGTACTAATCATACTTTGCCTACTAACGGCTATGCTCGGGCTTATAGTGGAGTTTCTTTAGATTCTTTTGTTAAAAAAATTACCTTTCAGCACCTTAGTCCGCAAGGCTTGCAATCTATTGGTCCAATAGTAGAAATAATGGCCGATGCCGAAGGATTGGATGCTCACCGGCAGGCAGTAAGTATTCGCTTAAAAAGTTTATCAAATGTTTAAACTTACTAATTTGGTTCGCCCGAATATCCGGGGTATGAAACCTTATTCTTCCGCTCGCGATGAATTTGAAGGCGAGGCTAGCATCTTTGTCGATGCAAATGAAAATAACCTTGGTAGCATGGCGGCCAACCAGCACTACAACCGTTATCCCGATCCGCATCAGAAAGAACTTAAAGCCGCCATTGCCCAAATAAAAGGAGTGAAGCCAGAACAAATTTTTCTGGGCAACGGCTCCGATGAAGCCATTGATCTCCTAATTCGATTGGTTTGTCAACCTGGTCACGATCAAATTCTAGCTTTTAGCCCCACATACGGCATGTACGAAGTATCTGCTAATCTGAACGATGTAGAGTTAAAGCTGGTAAGATTAGACGAGAATTTTCAACTTCAATTAAATAAGCTGCAAGGGCAAATTCATTCTGAAATTAAAATTATATTTATCTGCACTCCTAATAACCCAAGTGGCAATTTAATTAACCGGAGCAGTATCGAGTACATTTTACAATCTTTTTCG
Proteins encoded in this region:
- the hisG gene encoding ATP phosphoribosyltransferase → MIRLAIQKSGRLSEDSLNLIRECGISFVNSSLKLKTEATNFPLEILFLRDDDIPGYVADGVADIGIVGENVLVEEGKQALQVKKLGFSQCRLSIAVPKNAEFDHISGLEGKNIATSYPNLLQSYLSGEGVKAHIHTISGSVEIAPSIGLADAICDIVSSGSTLISNGLREVQTVFHSEAVLIAHQDLTNEKRAILNQLLFRIDAVRKAQKAKYILLNAPNEAIPRIKSLLPGMKAPSILPLAEEGWSSVHSVVNEDDFWEIIEKLREAGAQGILVVPIEKMIL
- the hisD gene encoding histidinol dehydrogenase, with the translated sequence MLKQVLYPDRESWPDLIKRPVQEFEKIEEQIKVIFDQVRNNGDKALMELTARFDKVSLTGLLVSPEEIATAAEQISPELQTAIQQAYKNITVFHETQREASRPVETMPGVRCWRKSVAIEKVGLYIPGGTAPLFSTLLMLGIPAKLAGCREIVLCTPPGKDGSVHPAILFTASLLGISTICKVGGSQAIAALTFGTESIPAVSKIFGPGNQYVTVAKQMAGKYGVAIDMPAGPSEVLVIADETADPSFVAADLLSQAEHGTDSQVVLVTNSEQLLPLVEQALEEQLKNLSRQNIAAETLTNSLGILLKDSEEMLAFSNLYAPEHLIIIAQELEHLATGVTNAGSVFLGAYSPESVGDYASGTNHTLPTNGYARAYSGVSLDSFVKKITFQHLSPQGLQSIGPIVEIMADAEGLDAHRQAVSIRLKSLSNV